In the Takifugu flavidus isolate HTHZ2018 chromosome 11, ASM371156v2, whole genome shotgun sequence genome, one interval contains:
- the kcnh1a gene encoding potassium voltage-gated channel subfamily H member 1a isoform X3, producing MAGGRRGLVAPQNTFLENIVRRSNDTNFVLGNAQIVDWPIVYSNDGFCKLCGYHRAEVMQKSSTCSFMYGELTDKDTTEKVRLTFENYEMNSFEILMYKKNRTPVWFFVKIAPIRNEQEKVVLFLCTFSDITAFKQPIEDDSSKGWGKFARLTRALTSSRGVLQQLQPTVHKGENVHKHSRLAEVLQLGSDILPQYKQETPKTPPHIILHYCLFKTTWDWVILILTFYTAIMVPYNVSFKTKQNNVTWLVVDSIVDVIFLVDIVLNFHTTFVGPAGEVISDPKLIRMNYLKTWFVIDLLSCLPYDVINAFENVDENWNHRAVTQGISSLFSSLKVVRLLRLGRVARKLDHYIEYGAAVLVLLVCVFGLAAHWLACIWYSIGDYEVIDEETNIVRSDSWLYMLAETVGTPYRFNASGTGKWEGGPNKQSVYITSLYFTMTSLTSIGFGNIAPTTDGEKIFAVAMMMIGSLLYATIFGNVTTIFQQMYANTNRYHEMLNSVRDFLKLYQVPKGLSERVMDYIASTWSMSRGIDTEKVLQICPKDMRADICVHLNRKVFKEHPAFRLASDGCLRALAMEFQTIHCAPGDLIYHAGESVDSLCFVVSGSLEVIQDDEVVAILGKGDVFGDVFWKEVTLAQSCANVRALTYCDLHVIKRDALQKVLEFYTAFSNHFSRNLLLTYNLRKRIVFRKISDVKREEEERQRRKNEAPLNLPPDHPVRKLFQRFRQQKEARLTPEKPGLSEHDVEKGPAYVEVPLANTAITTTSIITVTESPATPSSSTPSSSSPTNCTPSDKVKLQVPPPASLVGGRTAEPPKVKGWGRFKESMDKADSWKKVSKAESMETLADRTKVHESHMSLKKTDSCDSGITKSDLRLDKVGDFRMTHYDRSPVQPPEGRHSFYPIPEQTLQASLQELKLELKDDMKNLKARMSGLEAQLREALQLLRKSDAGSPQPLFDISRPTSPDQEKDDIFS from the exons CTTCATGTATGGGGAGCTGACGGACAAGGACACTACGGAAAAAGTGCGACTGACGTTCGAGAATTATGAGATGAATTCGTTTGAAATACTGATGTACAAGAAAAACA GGACGCCCGTTTGGTTTTTTGTGAAGATTGCTCCCATTCGAAACGAACAGGAGAAGGTGGTCCTGTTTCTCTGCACGTTCAGCGACATCACAGCTTTCAAACAGCCCATTGAAGACGATTCCTCTAAAG GATGGGGGAAGTTTGCTCGACTGACGCGAGCTCTGACGAGCAGCCGAGGCgttttacagcagctgcagcccacaGTTCACAAAGGAGAGAACGTCCACAAGCACTCCAGGCTAGCTGAG GTCCTGCAGCTGGGCTCAGATATTCTACCTCAGTACAAACAAGAGACCCCCAAAACTCCCCCCCATATCATCCTTCACTACTGCCTCTTCAAGACCACGTGGGACTGggtcatcctcatcctcaccttctACACGGCCATCATGGTGCCGTACAACGTCTCCTTCAAGACCAAGCAGAACAACGTGACGTGGTTGGTGGTGGACAGCATCGTGGACGTCATCTTCCTGGTGGACATCGTCCTGAACTTCCACACCACCTTTGTGGGACCGGCAGGGGAGGTGATTTCAGACCCAAAGCTGATTCGGATGAACTACCTGAAGACGTGGTTTGTTATCGACCTGCTGTCCTGCCTCCCGTATGACGTCATCAACGCGTTTGAGAACGTGGATGAG AATTGGAACCACCGAGCTGTCACTCAA gGCATAAGCAGTCTGTTCAGCTCGCTGAAGGTGGTCCGGCTGCTCCGACTGGGTCGGGTTGCTCGCAAACTGGACCACTACATTGAATATGGGGCAGCtgtactggtgctgctggtgtgtgtgtttgggctggCTGCACACTGGCTGGCCTGCATTTG GTACAGCATCGGTGATTACGAAGTCATCGATGAAGAAACCAACATCGTGCGTTCAGACAGCTGGCTGTACATGCTGGCGGAAACGGTGGGCACGCCGTACCGCTTCAACGCCAGCGGCACCGGAAAGTGGGAGGGCGGCCCGAACAAGCAGTCGGTCTACATCACCTCCTTGTACTTCACCATGACCAGTCTGACCAGCATCGGCTTCGGCAACATCGCCCCGACGACGGACGGGGAGAAAATCTTTGCCGTGGCCATGATGATGATCGGAT ctcttcTTTACGCCACCATCTTTGGTAACGTGACAACGATCTTCCAGCAGATGTACGCTAACACCAACCGCTATCACGAGATGCTGAACAGCGTGCGGGACTTCCTCAAACTCTACCAGGTCCCAAAAGGTTTGAGTGAAAGAGTGATGGACTACATCGCCTCCACATGGTCCATGTCGCGGGGTATCGACACCGAAAAG gTGCTGCAGATTTGTCCAAAAGACATGAGAGCGGACATTTGTGTTCATCTCAACCGCAAAGTGTTTAAAGAGCACCCAGCTTTCCGCTTGGCCAGCGACGGCTGTCTCAGAGCGCTGGCCATGGAGTTCCAGACGATCCACTGCGCCCCCGGAGACCTGATCTACCACGCTGGCGAGAGCGTAGACAGCCTCTGTTTCGTGGTGTCGGGGTCACTGGAGGTCATCCAGGATGACGAGGTGGTGGCCATTTTAG GGAAGGGAGATGTATTTGGAGATGTTTTCTGGAAGGAGGTGACTCTCGCTCAGTCCTGCGCCAACGTCCGAGCTCTGACCTACTGCGACCTTCACGTGATCAAACGGGACGCCCTGCAGAAGGTGCTGGAGTTCTACACGGCGTTCTCCAACCACTTCTCAAGAAATCTGCTGCTAACCTACAACCTGCGGAAAAGG ATTGTCTTCCGAAAGATCAGCGACGTGaagcgagaggaagaggagcgacaGAGGCGCAAAAATGAAGCTCCTTTGAATTTGCCGCCGGATCACCCGGTAAGAAAACTCTTCCAGCGTTTCCGACAGCAGAAAGAGGCCCGACTGACGCCCGAGAAACCGGGGCTCTCTGAACACGATGTGGAGAAGGGCCCCGCCTACGTGGAAGTCCCGCTGGCCAACACGGCCATTACCACCACCAGTATCATCACAGTAACAGAAAGCCCAGCTACACCCTCATCTTCAACGCCTTCCTCTTCGTCTCCAACCAACTGCACGCCCTCAGACAAGGTCAAGCTCCAGGTGCCACCTCCCGCTTCTTTGGTCGGAGGTCGAACTGCAGAGCCGCCCAAAGTCAAGGGCTGGGGCCGCTTCAAGGAGTCCATGGACAAAGCCGACAGCTGGAAGAAAGTGTCTAAAGCTGAGTCCATGGAGACGTTAGCAGACCGCACAAAGGTGCACGAGTCGCACATGTCTCTGAAGAAGACGGACTCGTGCGACAGCGGGATCACCAAAAGCGATCTGCGGCTGGATAAAGTGGGCGACTTCCGCATGACGCACTACGACCGAAGTCCGGTCCAGCCCCCCGAGGGCAGGCACAGCTTCTACCCCATTCCAGAGCAAACGCTCCAGGCCTCACTCCAGGAGCtcaagctggagctgaaggacgaCATGAAGAACCTGAAAGCTCGAATGTCTGGTCTGGAGGCACAACTCAGAGAAGCGCTTCAACTCCTCAGGAAGTCCGATGCTGGTTCCCCGCAGCCTCTGTTTGACATTTCTAGACCAACGTCACCAGACCAGGAAAAAGACGACATCTTCTCTTGA
- the kcnh1a gene encoding potassium voltage-gated channel subfamily H member 1a isoform X2 — MAGGRRGLVAPQNTFLENIVRRSNVWTLSHRQTDTNFVLGNAQIVDWPIVYSNDGFCKLCGYHRAEVMQKSSTCSFMYGELTDKDTTEKVRLTFENYEMNSFEILMYKKNRTPVWFFVKIAPIRNEQEKVVLFLCTFSDITAFKQPIEDDSSKGWGKFARLTRALTSSRGVLQQLQPTVHKGENVHKHSRLAEVLQLGSDILPQYKQETPKTPPHIILHYCLFKTTWDWVILILTFYTAIMVPYNVSFKTKQNNVTWLVVDSIVDVIFLVDIVLNFHTTFVGPAGEVISDPKLIRMNYLKTWFVIDLLSCLPYDVINAFENVDEGISSLFSSLKVVRLLRLGRVARKLDHYIEYGAAVLVLLVCVFGLAAHWLACIWYSIGDYEVIDEETNIVRSDSWLYMLAETVGTPYRFNASGTGKWEGGPNKQSVYITSLYFTMTSLTSIGFGNIAPTTDGEKIFAVAMMMIGSLLYATIFGNVTTIFQQMYANTNRYHEMLNSVRDFLKLYQVPKGLSERVMDYIASTWSMSRGIDTEKVLQICPKDMRADICVHLNRKVFKEHPAFRLASDGCLRALAMEFQTIHCAPGDLIYHAGESVDSLCFVVSGSLEVIQDDEVVAILGKGDVFGDVFWKEVTLAQSCANVRALTYCDLHVIKRDALQKVLEFYTAFSNHFSRNLLLTYNLRKRIVFRKISDVKREEEERQRRKNEAPLNLPPDHPVRKLFQRFRQQKEARLTPEKPGLSEHDVEKGPAYVEVPLANTAITTTSIITVTESPATPSSSTPSSSSPTNCTPSDKVKLQVPPPASLVGGRTAEPPKVKGWGRFKESMDKADSWKKVSKAESMETLADRTKVHESHMSLKKTDSCDSGITKSDLRLDKVGDFRMTHYDRSPVQPPEGRHSFYPIPEQTLQASLQELKLELKDDMKNLKARMSGLEAQLREALQLLRKSDAGSPQPLFDISRPTSPDQEKDDIFS, encoded by the exons CTTCATGTATGGGGAGCTGACGGACAAGGACACTACGGAAAAAGTGCGACTGACGTTCGAGAATTATGAGATGAATTCGTTTGAAATACTGATGTACAAGAAAAACA GGACGCCCGTTTGGTTTTTTGTGAAGATTGCTCCCATTCGAAACGAACAGGAGAAGGTGGTCCTGTTTCTCTGCACGTTCAGCGACATCACAGCTTTCAAACAGCCCATTGAAGACGATTCCTCTAAAG GATGGGGGAAGTTTGCTCGACTGACGCGAGCTCTGACGAGCAGCCGAGGCgttttacagcagctgcagcccacaGTTCACAAAGGAGAGAACGTCCACAAGCACTCCAGGCTAGCTGAG GTCCTGCAGCTGGGCTCAGATATTCTACCTCAGTACAAACAAGAGACCCCCAAAACTCCCCCCCATATCATCCTTCACTACTGCCTCTTCAAGACCACGTGGGACTGggtcatcctcatcctcaccttctACACGGCCATCATGGTGCCGTACAACGTCTCCTTCAAGACCAAGCAGAACAACGTGACGTGGTTGGTGGTGGACAGCATCGTGGACGTCATCTTCCTGGTGGACATCGTCCTGAACTTCCACACCACCTTTGTGGGACCGGCAGGGGAGGTGATTTCAGACCCAAAGCTGATTCGGATGAACTACCTGAAGACGTGGTTTGTTATCGACCTGCTGTCCTGCCTCCCGTATGACGTCATCAACGCGTTTGAGAACGTGGATGAG gGCATAAGCAGTCTGTTCAGCTCGCTGAAGGTGGTCCGGCTGCTCCGACTGGGTCGGGTTGCTCGCAAACTGGACCACTACATTGAATATGGGGCAGCtgtactggtgctgctggtgtgtgtgtttgggctggCTGCACACTGGCTGGCCTGCATTTG GTACAGCATCGGTGATTACGAAGTCATCGATGAAGAAACCAACATCGTGCGTTCAGACAGCTGGCTGTACATGCTGGCGGAAACGGTGGGCACGCCGTACCGCTTCAACGCCAGCGGCACCGGAAAGTGGGAGGGCGGCCCGAACAAGCAGTCGGTCTACATCACCTCCTTGTACTTCACCATGACCAGTCTGACCAGCATCGGCTTCGGCAACATCGCCCCGACGACGGACGGGGAGAAAATCTTTGCCGTGGCCATGATGATGATCGGAT ctcttcTTTACGCCACCATCTTTGGTAACGTGACAACGATCTTCCAGCAGATGTACGCTAACACCAACCGCTATCACGAGATGCTGAACAGCGTGCGGGACTTCCTCAAACTCTACCAGGTCCCAAAAGGTTTGAGTGAAAGAGTGATGGACTACATCGCCTCCACATGGTCCATGTCGCGGGGTATCGACACCGAAAAG gTGCTGCAGATTTGTCCAAAAGACATGAGAGCGGACATTTGTGTTCATCTCAACCGCAAAGTGTTTAAAGAGCACCCAGCTTTCCGCTTGGCCAGCGACGGCTGTCTCAGAGCGCTGGCCATGGAGTTCCAGACGATCCACTGCGCCCCCGGAGACCTGATCTACCACGCTGGCGAGAGCGTAGACAGCCTCTGTTTCGTGGTGTCGGGGTCACTGGAGGTCATCCAGGATGACGAGGTGGTGGCCATTTTAG GGAAGGGAGATGTATTTGGAGATGTTTTCTGGAAGGAGGTGACTCTCGCTCAGTCCTGCGCCAACGTCCGAGCTCTGACCTACTGCGACCTTCACGTGATCAAACGGGACGCCCTGCAGAAGGTGCTGGAGTTCTACACGGCGTTCTCCAACCACTTCTCAAGAAATCTGCTGCTAACCTACAACCTGCGGAAAAGG ATTGTCTTCCGAAAGATCAGCGACGTGaagcgagaggaagaggagcgacaGAGGCGCAAAAATGAAGCTCCTTTGAATTTGCCGCCGGATCACCCGGTAAGAAAACTCTTCCAGCGTTTCCGACAGCAGAAAGAGGCCCGACTGACGCCCGAGAAACCGGGGCTCTCTGAACACGATGTGGAGAAGGGCCCCGCCTACGTGGAAGTCCCGCTGGCCAACACGGCCATTACCACCACCAGTATCATCACAGTAACAGAAAGCCCAGCTACACCCTCATCTTCAACGCCTTCCTCTTCGTCTCCAACCAACTGCACGCCCTCAGACAAGGTCAAGCTCCAGGTGCCACCTCCCGCTTCTTTGGTCGGAGGTCGAACTGCAGAGCCGCCCAAAGTCAAGGGCTGGGGCCGCTTCAAGGAGTCCATGGACAAAGCCGACAGCTGGAAGAAAGTGTCTAAAGCTGAGTCCATGGAGACGTTAGCAGACCGCACAAAGGTGCACGAGTCGCACATGTCTCTGAAGAAGACGGACTCGTGCGACAGCGGGATCACCAAAAGCGATCTGCGGCTGGATAAAGTGGGCGACTTCCGCATGACGCACTACGACCGAAGTCCGGTCCAGCCCCCCGAGGGCAGGCACAGCTTCTACCCCATTCCAGAGCAAACGCTCCAGGCCTCACTCCAGGAGCtcaagctggagctgaaggacgaCATGAAGAACCTGAAAGCTCGAATGTCTGGTCTGGAGGCACAACTCAGAGAAGCGCTTCAACTCCTCAGGAAGTCCGATGCTGGTTCCCCGCAGCCTCTGTTTGACATTTCTAGACCAACGTCACCAGACCAGGAAAAAGACGACATCTTCTCTTGA
- the kcnh1a gene encoding potassium voltage-gated channel subfamily H member 1a isoform X1: MAGGRRGLVAPQNTFLENIVRRSNVWTLSHRQTDTNFVLGNAQIVDWPIVYSNDGFCKLCGYHRAEVMQKSSTCSFMYGELTDKDTTEKVRLTFENYEMNSFEILMYKKNRTPVWFFVKIAPIRNEQEKVVLFLCTFSDITAFKQPIEDDSSKGWGKFARLTRALTSSRGVLQQLQPTVHKGENVHKHSRLAEVLQLGSDILPQYKQETPKTPPHIILHYCLFKTTWDWVILILTFYTAIMVPYNVSFKTKQNNVTWLVVDSIVDVIFLVDIVLNFHTTFVGPAGEVISDPKLIRMNYLKTWFVIDLLSCLPYDVINAFENVDENWNHRAVTQGISSLFSSLKVVRLLRLGRVARKLDHYIEYGAAVLVLLVCVFGLAAHWLACIWYSIGDYEVIDEETNIVRSDSWLYMLAETVGTPYRFNASGTGKWEGGPNKQSVYITSLYFTMTSLTSIGFGNIAPTTDGEKIFAVAMMMIGSLLYATIFGNVTTIFQQMYANTNRYHEMLNSVRDFLKLYQVPKGLSERVMDYIASTWSMSRGIDTEKVLQICPKDMRADICVHLNRKVFKEHPAFRLASDGCLRALAMEFQTIHCAPGDLIYHAGESVDSLCFVVSGSLEVIQDDEVVAILGKGDVFGDVFWKEVTLAQSCANVRALTYCDLHVIKRDALQKVLEFYTAFSNHFSRNLLLTYNLRKRIVFRKISDVKREEEERQRRKNEAPLNLPPDHPVRKLFQRFRQQKEARLTPEKPGLSEHDVEKGPAYVEVPLANTAITTTSIITVTESPATPSSSTPSSSSPTNCTPSDKVKLQVPPPASLVGGRTAEPPKVKGWGRFKESMDKADSWKKVSKAESMETLADRTKVHESHMSLKKTDSCDSGITKSDLRLDKVGDFRMTHYDRSPVQPPEGRHSFYPIPEQTLQASLQELKLELKDDMKNLKARMSGLEAQLREALQLLRKSDAGSPQPLFDISRPTSPDQEKDDIFS; this comes from the exons CTTCATGTATGGGGAGCTGACGGACAAGGACACTACGGAAAAAGTGCGACTGACGTTCGAGAATTATGAGATGAATTCGTTTGAAATACTGATGTACAAGAAAAACA GGACGCCCGTTTGGTTTTTTGTGAAGATTGCTCCCATTCGAAACGAACAGGAGAAGGTGGTCCTGTTTCTCTGCACGTTCAGCGACATCACAGCTTTCAAACAGCCCATTGAAGACGATTCCTCTAAAG GATGGGGGAAGTTTGCTCGACTGACGCGAGCTCTGACGAGCAGCCGAGGCgttttacagcagctgcagcccacaGTTCACAAAGGAGAGAACGTCCACAAGCACTCCAGGCTAGCTGAG GTCCTGCAGCTGGGCTCAGATATTCTACCTCAGTACAAACAAGAGACCCCCAAAACTCCCCCCCATATCATCCTTCACTACTGCCTCTTCAAGACCACGTGGGACTGggtcatcctcatcctcaccttctACACGGCCATCATGGTGCCGTACAACGTCTCCTTCAAGACCAAGCAGAACAACGTGACGTGGTTGGTGGTGGACAGCATCGTGGACGTCATCTTCCTGGTGGACATCGTCCTGAACTTCCACACCACCTTTGTGGGACCGGCAGGGGAGGTGATTTCAGACCCAAAGCTGATTCGGATGAACTACCTGAAGACGTGGTTTGTTATCGACCTGCTGTCCTGCCTCCCGTATGACGTCATCAACGCGTTTGAGAACGTGGATGAG AATTGGAACCACCGAGCTGTCACTCAA gGCATAAGCAGTCTGTTCAGCTCGCTGAAGGTGGTCCGGCTGCTCCGACTGGGTCGGGTTGCTCGCAAACTGGACCACTACATTGAATATGGGGCAGCtgtactggtgctgctggtgtgtgtgtttgggctggCTGCACACTGGCTGGCCTGCATTTG GTACAGCATCGGTGATTACGAAGTCATCGATGAAGAAACCAACATCGTGCGTTCAGACAGCTGGCTGTACATGCTGGCGGAAACGGTGGGCACGCCGTACCGCTTCAACGCCAGCGGCACCGGAAAGTGGGAGGGCGGCCCGAACAAGCAGTCGGTCTACATCACCTCCTTGTACTTCACCATGACCAGTCTGACCAGCATCGGCTTCGGCAACATCGCCCCGACGACGGACGGGGAGAAAATCTTTGCCGTGGCCATGATGATGATCGGAT ctcttcTTTACGCCACCATCTTTGGTAACGTGACAACGATCTTCCAGCAGATGTACGCTAACACCAACCGCTATCACGAGATGCTGAACAGCGTGCGGGACTTCCTCAAACTCTACCAGGTCCCAAAAGGTTTGAGTGAAAGAGTGATGGACTACATCGCCTCCACATGGTCCATGTCGCGGGGTATCGACACCGAAAAG gTGCTGCAGATTTGTCCAAAAGACATGAGAGCGGACATTTGTGTTCATCTCAACCGCAAAGTGTTTAAAGAGCACCCAGCTTTCCGCTTGGCCAGCGACGGCTGTCTCAGAGCGCTGGCCATGGAGTTCCAGACGATCCACTGCGCCCCCGGAGACCTGATCTACCACGCTGGCGAGAGCGTAGACAGCCTCTGTTTCGTGGTGTCGGGGTCACTGGAGGTCATCCAGGATGACGAGGTGGTGGCCATTTTAG GGAAGGGAGATGTATTTGGAGATGTTTTCTGGAAGGAGGTGACTCTCGCTCAGTCCTGCGCCAACGTCCGAGCTCTGACCTACTGCGACCTTCACGTGATCAAACGGGACGCCCTGCAGAAGGTGCTGGAGTTCTACACGGCGTTCTCCAACCACTTCTCAAGAAATCTGCTGCTAACCTACAACCTGCGGAAAAGG ATTGTCTTCCGAAAGATCAGCGACGTGaagcgagaggaagaggagcgacaGAGGCGCAAAAATGAAGCTCCTTTGAATTTGCCGCCGGATCACCCGGTAAGAAAACTCTTCCAGCGTTTCCGACAGCAGAAAGAGGCCCGACTGACGCCCGAGAAACCGGGGCTCTCTGAACACGATGTGGAGAAGGGCCCCGCCTACGTGGAAGTCCCGCTGGCCAACACGGCCATTACCACCACCAGTATCATCACAGTAACAGAAAGCCCAGCTACACCCTCATCTTCAACGCCTTCCTCTTCGTCTCCAACCAACTGCACGCCCTCAGACAAGGTCAAGCTCCAGGTGCCACCTCCCGCTTCTTTGGTCGGAGGTCGAACTGCAGAGCCGCCCAAAGTCAAGGGCTGGGGCCGCTTCAAGGAGTCCATGGACAAAGCCGACAGCTGGAAGAAAGTGTCTAAAGCTGAGTCCATGGAGACGTTAGCAGACCGCACAAAGGTGCACGAGTCGCACATGTCTCTGAAGAAGACGGACTCGTGCGACAGCGGGATCACCAAAAGCGATCTGCGGCTGGATAAAGTGGGCGACTTCCGCATGACGCACTACGACCGAAGTCCGGTCCAGCCCCCCGAGGGCAGGCACAGCTTCTACCCCATTCCAGAGCAAACGCTCCAGGCCTCACTCCAGGAGCtcaagctggagctgaaggacgaCATGAAGAACCTGAAAGCTCGAATGTCTGGTCTGGAGGCACAACTCAGAGAAGCGCTTCAACTCCTCAGGAAGTCCGATGCTGGTTCCCCGCAGCCTCTGTTTGACATTTCTAGACCAACGTCACCAGACCAGGAAAAAGACGACATCTTCTCTTGA
- the kcnh1a gene encoding potassium voltage-gated channel subfamily H member 1a isoform X4 — MAGGRRGLVAPQNTFLENIVRRSNDTNFVLGNAQIVDWPIVYSNDGFCKLCGYHRAEVMQKSSTCSFMYGELTDKDTTEKVRLTFENYEMNSFEILMYKKNRTPVWFFVKIAPIRNEQEKVVLFLCTFSDITAFKQPIEDDSSKGWGKFARLTRALTSSRGVLQQLQPTVHKGENVHKHSRLAEVLQLGSDILPQYKQETPKTPPHIILHYCLFKTTWDWVILILTFYTAIMVPYNVSFKTKQNNVTWLVVDSIVDVIFLVDIVLNFHTTFVGPAGEVISDPKLIRMNYLKTWFVIDLLSCLPYDVINAFENVDEGISSLFSSLKVVRLLRLGRVARKLDHYIEYGAAVLVLLVCVFGLAAHWLACIWYSIGDYEVIDEETNIVRSDSWLYMLAETVGTPYRFNASGTGKWEGGPNKQSVYITSLYFTMTSLTSIGFGNIAPTTDGEKIFAVAMMMIGSLLYATIFGNVTTIFQQMYANTNRYHEMLNSVRDFLKLYQVPKGLSERVMDYIASTWSMSRGIDTEKVLQICPKDMRADICVHLNRKVFKEHPAFRLASDGCLRALAMEFQTIHCAPGDLIYHAGESVDSLCFVVSGSLEVIQDDEVVAILGKGDVFGDVFWKEVTLAQSCANVRALTYCDLHVIKRDALQKVLEFYTAFSNHFSRNLLLTYNLRKRIVFRKISDVKREEEERQRRKNEAPLNLPPDHPVRKLFQRFRQQKEARLTPEKPGLSEHDVEKGPAYVEVPLANTAITTTSIITVTESPATPSSSTPSSSSPTNCTPSDKVKLQVPPPASLVGGRTAEPPKVKGWGRFKESMDKADSWKKVSKAESMETLADRTKVHESHMSLKKTDSCDSGITKSDLRLDKVGDFRMTHYDRSPVQPPEGRHSFYPIPEQTLQASLQELKLELKDDMKNLKARMSGLEAQLREALQLLRKSDAGSPQPLFDISRPTSPDQEKDDIFS; from the exons CTTCATGTATGGGGAGCTGACGGACAAGGACACTACGGAAAAAGTGCGACTGACGTTCGAGAATTATGAGATGAATTCGTTTGAAATACTGATGTACAAGAAAAACA GGACGCCCGTTTGGTTTTTTGTGAAGATTGCTCCCATTCGAAACGAACAGGAGAAGGTGGTCCTGTTTCTCTGCACGTTCAGCGACATCACAGCTTTCAAACAGCCCATTGAAGACGATTCCTCTAAAG GATGGGGGAAGTTTGCTCGACTGACGCGAGCTCTGACGAGCAGCCGAGGCgttttacagcagctgcagcccacaGTTCACAAAGGAGAGAACGTCCACAAGCACTCCAGGCTAGCTGAG GTCCTGCAGCTGGGCTCAGATATTCTACCTCAGTACAAACAAGAGACCCCCAAAACTCCCCCCCATATCATCCTTCACTACTGCCTCTTCAAGACCACGTGGGACTGggtcatcctcatcctcaccttctACACGGCCATCATGGTGCCGTACAACGTCTCCTTCAAGACCAAGCAGAACAACGTGACGTGGTTGGTGGTGGACAGCATCGTGGACGTCATCTTCCTGGTGGACATCGTCCTGAACTTCCACACCACCTTTGTGGGACCGGCAGGGGAGGTGATTTCAGACCCAAAGCTGATTCGGATGAACTACCTGAAGACGTGGTTTGTTATCGACCTGCTGTCCTGCCTCCCGTATGACGTCATCAACGCGTTTGAGAACGTGGATGAG gGCATAAGCAGTCTGTTCAGCTCGCTGAAGGTGGTCCGGCTGCTCCGACTGGGTCGGGTTGCTCGCAAACTGGACCACTACATTGAATATGGGGCAGCtgtactggtgctgctggtgtgtgtgtttgggctggCTGCACACTGGCTGGCCTGCATTTG GTACAGCATCGGTGATTACGAAGTCATCGATGAAGAAACCAACATCGTGCGTTCAGACAGCTGGCTGTACATGCTGGCGGAAACGGTGGGCACGCCGTACCGCTTCAACGCCAGCGGCACCGGAAAGTGGGAGGGCGGCCCGAACAAGCAGTCGGTCTACATCACCTCCTTGTACTTCACCATGACCAGTCTGACCAGCATCGGCTTCGGCAACATCGCCCCGACGACGGACGGGGAGAAAATCTTTGCCGTGGCCATGATGATGATCGGAT ctcttcTTTACGCCACCATCTTTGGTAACGTGACAACGATCTTCCAGCAGATGTACGCTAACACCAACCGCTATCACGAGATGCTGAACAGCGTGCGGGACTTCCTCAAACTCTACCAGGTCCCAAAAGGTTTGAGTGAAAGAGTGATGGACTACATCGCCTCCACATGGTCCATGTCGCGGGGTATCGACACCGAAAAG gTGCTGCAGATTTGTCCAAAAGACATGAGAGCGGACATTTGTGTTCATCTCAACCGCAAAGTGTTTAAAGAGCACCCAGCTTTCCGCTTGGCCAGCGACGGCTGTCTCAGAGCGCTGGCCATGGAGTTCCAGACGATCCACTGCGCCCCCGGAGACCTGATCTACCACGCTGGCGAGAGCGTAGACAGCCTCTGTTTCGTGGTGTCGGGGTCACTGGAGGTCATCCAGGATGACGAGGTGGTGGCCATTTTAG GGAAGGGAGATGTATTTGGAGATGTTTTCTGGAAGGAGGTGACTCTCGCTCAGTCCTGCGCCAACGTCCGAGCTCTGACCTACTGCGACCTTCACGTGATCAAACGGGACGCCCTGCAGAAGGTGCTGGAGTTCTACACGGCGTTCTCCAACCACTTCTCAAGAAATCTGCTGCTAACCTACAACCTGCGGAAAAGG ATTGTCTTCCGAAAGATCAGCGACGTGaagcgagaggaagaggagcgacaGAGGCGCAAAAATGAAGCTCCTTTGAATTTGCCGCCGGATCACCCGGTAAGAAAACTCTTCCAGCGTTTCCGACAGCAGAAAGAGGCCCGACTGACGCCCGAGAAACCGGGGCTCTCTGAACACGATGTGGAGAAGGGCCCCGCCTACGTGGAAGTCCCGCTGGCCAACACGGCCATTACCACCACCAGTATCATCACAGTAACAGAAAGCCCAGCTACACCCTCATCTTCAACGCCTTCCTCTTCGTCTCCAACCAACTGCACGCCCTCAGACAAGGTCAAGCTCCAGGTGCCACCTCCCGCTTCTTTGGTCGGAGGTCGAACTGCAGAGCCGCCCAAAGTCAAGGGCTGGGGCCGCTTCAAGGAGTCCATGGACAAAGCCGACAGCTGGAAGAAAGTGTCTAAAGCTGAGTCCATGGAGACGTTAGCAGACCGCACAAAGGTGCACGAGTCGCACATGTCTCTGAAGAAGACGGACTCGTGCGACAGCGGGATCACCAAAAGCGATCTGCGGCTGGATAAAGTGGGCGACTTCCGCATGACGCACTACGACCGAAGTCCGGTCCAGCCCCCCGAGGGCAGGCACAGCTTCTACCCCATTCCAGAGCAAACGCTCCAGGCCTCACTCCAGGAGCtcaagctggagctgaaggacgaCATGAAGAACCTGAAAGCTCGAATGTCTGGTCTGGAGGCACAACTCAGAGAAGCGCTTCAACTCCTCAGGAAGTCCGATGCTGGTTCCCCGCAGCCTCTGTTTGACATTTCTAGACCAACGTCACCAGACCAGGAAAAAGACGACATCTTCTCTTGA